The Drosophila simulans strain w501 chromosome 3R, Prin_Dsim_3.1, whole genome shotgun sequence genome contains the following window.
CCAAATATAAATAGCTGACTTAGTCAGAAACTTTGTCCATAGAGATGGGCTTTCCAAGATAATAAGATTACATGGAAGCTTGCTTGATAATTATAATTACTTGTGCactattataataatttatgattGATTATTTGCAGTCAAGGGTCTGGATCACATCGCAGAAAACATTTTGTCGTACTTGGATGCCGAATCGCTCAAATCGTCCGAACTGGTCTGCAAGGAATGGCTGCGCGTCATCTCCGAGGGCATGCTCTGGAAGAAGCTCATCGAACGCAAGGTGCGCACAGATTCCTTGTGGCGCGGACTGGCCGAGCGGCGTAATTGGATGCAGTACCTCTTCAAGCCACGACCGGGCCAGACTCAACGGCCACACTCATTCCATCGCGAGTTGTTCCCCAAGATAATGAATGTGAGTTGCCCTCGAAGTGTGCCGAATATGCAATCGGTTTACTCAACCCACACATTCTATGCGTTTTAGGACATTGACAGCATAGAGAACAACTGGCGGACTGGCCGCCACATGCTGCGCCGCATCAACTGCCGGTCCGAGAACTCGAAGGGTGTCTATTGTCTGCAGTACGATGACGGCAAGATTGTCTCCGGACTGAGGGACAACACCATCAAGATCTGGGATCGCACGGATTTGCAGTGCGTTAAGGTAGCTTTCGACATAGTCAATCCATAAGATTTTGATTATTAACACACTCCCCCCCCGAATTCCAGACCCTAATGGGCCACACTGGATCGGTGCTGTGCCTGCAGTATGACGACAAGGTGATCATCAGTGGCTCCAGCGACTCCACCGTCCGCGTGTGGGACGTTAATACCGGCGAGATGGTCAACACCCTTATCCACCACTGCGAGGCGGTGCTGCACTTGCGCTTTAACAACGGCATGATGGTTACCTGCTCCAAGGATCGCTCCATCGCCGTCTGGGACATGACCTCACCCAGCGAGATCACACTGCGGCGCGTCCTTGTCGGTCACCGTGCCGCCGTCAATGTGGTGGACTTTGATGAGAAGTACATCGTGTCCGCCAGCGGGGATCGCACCATCAAGGTCTGGTCCACGTCCAGCTGTGAATTCGTGCGCACCTTGAATGGCCACAAGCGTGGCATCGCCTGCCTACAGTACAGAGATCGCCTGGTGGTCAGCGGCAGCTCAGACAATTCCATAAGGTGAGGCGTGTGAACTTAACCAACCGACTTTCCGGCACTGATGTGATTAATGATGTGTGATAGACAATTTCTGCGTGAATGTTGCGATTAGTAGTTGGTAAATTAACCCCACTGCCGTACATATCACAgaaatttgctttaattaatgTGTATTTCCTTGCTTTTTGTTAGCAtctgaatattaaatattatattaagatTTTCGATCATTTTATactaaaaagaaagaaaagagaTCATTTTGCTTTTCCTTTACCCAGAACACAACCTGATATAAGAAATCGAAATTTTCTAATcaactttaactttttttcAGACTTTGGGACATTGAGTGCGGTGCCTGTTTACGTGTCCTGGAGGGCCATGAGGAATTGGTTCGCTGCATCCGTTTCGATACGAAACGAATCGTAAGCGGCGCCTACGATGGCAAGATCAAGGTTTGGGATTTGGTCGCCGCCCTGGATCCAAGAGCAGCCTCCAATACTCTCTGTCTGAATACCCTTGTGGTGAGTCATTTGACCAGTCATAGTAGCATTTGTCTAATTCCGATGGTGAACCCTTTTAGGAACATACTGGTCGCGTATTTCGTTTGCAATTCGATGAGTTCCAGATTGTTAGCAGCTCGCATGATGATACAATTTTGATTTGGGACTTTCTAAATTTCACACCCAATGAGAACAAGACCGGACGCACACCGTCACGTAAGAGAAGCCAACTTTCACCCCATTGATCTCTTGAATTATGCATAacgatttcgttttgttttctcAATTTCCATTGTGCTTGTTGCTATAGCGGCCTTGATGGAACATTAACATTTTGTGCAACGGCAGCTGCGCGAGTTACATCTACAATCCTCGAGCGAAGGagaggaggacgacgatgaggacgaggacgatggGGATGATTTTGAGGAGGAGGATTCTAGAAACGATGCTGGCGCGTTTATGGGGGGATATGTTAGGCACCGGGATGCTGGTGGTTCGGGATCCGTCACCGGTTCCGGTTCGGATCCCGAGTCGGATGACCTGGATTTCGATATAGATGTTGAGAATATTAATGATTATGATGAATAATGAGTGAATGGTCGTTAAACAGCAGCATATACACACAGCAGACGACTTGTCTATTCAAAAAACCATGTTGAACCCAAGATACAGCGATCTCTAAGCGTCTATTTTACACActacatccacacacacacacacacggaacACAACCACATAATATGAATTACATGAAGttataaaagtaaacaaacaataaatgcaGAAGGAGTATACTATTTATGCAGATATTTCGCAAAACTGGCTGTTAGGTTTGTCATGTACGaatgaaacaaaaatgaaagaagCAAAAACGGAAGAAcagaaaaagtaaaattaCATATAAGATTATCTAGGCGCTGTAATACTAATCGAGGGTCAGTCTTTGAATCGCACTTCGGATCGGTGGATCGATCGATTGGGCGTTATTTTAAGTGTTTCTTTAGCTCAAATACACACGTATCGCGTTTAGGCAGCTGCCGCCTCAAGAATCGCAGCAGGAATCTTCAGCGCGGCCAGAAGAATCAGTCTTTAGCATAAATGTTAGTTAGAGTTGCATCATTGAAATTGACAAAGCGCATTGCCGTTTTGCACATTTGTAACCTATTTTACGCGCCTTTTGCCTAATGTTTGTGTTAATTGTAAAGTAAATCTAAGCCTAGTATTTTATTGGCAATTGTAATCTAAGTTaaccgaaatacaaataatttaaatgaaaagtaaattgtGTAAAGAGGGACACGCAGCAGTGTCTGCAACTGGAAGTTGCACATCTTTCGAGCGAAGATGAATTGAAAATGGATCCATTGTACTGCAATATATAACCGATTCTATTATTGATTGATCTATGCAAACTATAGATTCTAGATATACCGATGTATGTAGAAAATAGCAAATTCCCAGGCAGTTTCaacaatataattatatgtatgtataccgTTCGTTGATTGTGAtcaatggatattttactataTGTATTGCTATTTGTAAGTTAAGTTCCAATGCTATACTTGATCTGGATCACGATCACGCCGCTTCCGCGTTAActaatgtatgtacataacgTTTTACTTTAACAAAAGTTGATCAAATATGAACACATACTCCGGATTATGTAAAACTGTTAGTGGAAAGAGGGCAGCTTGTTAAACGATGGCCGAGCAACTGCTAGTGCGCGAATTGGCTTAGTATATGTAACATAActagaaataataataaattgtgtATAAATGCTAGAAAATTGTTTATCTTAAATGGACTCAACAAAtggattaaatttaatgaagcAGAACTGGGTAATACAAAGTTTTACTAAATAACTTCAGTTATTTAGTTAAATGcatgctaccttttttgttttcaaaaaaatagagaCGTTAAAAACACAAGATTTGGATTCGCAGGTTTTATAAGATTATATAACCGCATATTATAGTAATTCCGAAGCTTTGAGAATTTCTTTTAGATTGTTGACCAATTTTTCCTTCGCACTCCCACTAGCTGCGTACAGGGTATCGGATGGTCGACTAACTCAATTGCTTGCAAATAGATGCGTAGTCAACGCATTACATTTTTGAACTAGTGAGAACAAggtatttttttgtgaaatttgCGATAGGTACATTTTTGACGGTTTTCTGGTCACATCGCCAAATCACAAAGTTTGTTTGCTGATAAATTTCGAAGCTCCCAATTTGCAAATACTCCAAAATGGACTGGTACGTGGGCACAGAGTGGGAGGACAAGAATCGTGGTCTGGCCAAGAAGGTAATTGGCCTCCAGTTCACCGAAATGGACAAGCCCACGATAATCAGTACGGTGGAATTCAGTGTCAACAAGAAAGCCGCCAATTTGGGTGGACGACctagcaaatatttggccagcGATAAGGCCACGACGTATCCTCAAAAGCACAGCCTGGAAATGGGCACCAGCCTGACAGCAGTGGACTGCTacttggagctgctgctgcagcaatttgTGCCTGGTGAAACGGCAGCCTGTAGCATCACGACCAAAACCGGCGAACGGATTGAATTCGAACTGAAGCTGGAAAAGATTGTGAAGAACACTCAGGTGGAGAAGCTAAGCGCTGCAGAGATATATGAGTTGGCACTGCGTCTCAAGGAGAGCGGCGTGGCCACCTTTAAGACGTTCCCGAAATTCGCCTTTGATTACTTTGTGCGTGCCGCAAAGTTGCTGATCACCTACAAACCCTTCGACAAACTGAACAAAAAGACCAATGGCATCAACGGCCCGGCAGTGGAGGCGCTCTTCATCCAGATACAGACCAACCTGGCCGCCTGTTTGCTGCAGGAGAAACGATACGAGCATGTAATCTACCACACGCAGTTTGTGGAGACGGAGGAGAGCCCCAGCGAGAAGAGCATCTACCGGCGTGCACTGGCCTACTATCACCTGAAGGAGTTCGCCAAGGCGCAGGCCACCATCGAGCGAATGCCCAACTACGAGGAGAAGCGAGAGTTCAGCAAGCTGCGCGACAACATCGCTGCCAGCTGGAAGGATAGCAATGCCCATTACAAGGAGGTAGTGCAGCGTATGTTTAGTTAGTTCCCATTGATAACATCGCGATGTCGGGCTAACCAACGGTCTTTATAAAATAGCTTATGTTAAATGTACTACTTTGATTTTCTACTCTTTCTGTTGTCAAACTTGGCGCGCTTGTTTTTGGGATCGAACTTGGCTCTCCTGTTCTTGGGGTCGAATTTGTCCTTCTTGTCCTTGCGATCGAACTTGTCCTTACGATCGTACTTGTCCTTGCGGTCAGATTTGTCATTCTTGTCCTTGGTATCCAGCTTAGCCCGCTTGTTCTTGTATTTCATTCCGCCGCCCAAACTAGGCCGCTTTCGGGAGGACTTCGCTTCCATTTTGAAGAGTTCTGCAAAGGAAACAATAGTTTATGTTCTTCGCAGCATGTAGCAAAACTCACCTTCGTCTGGTTCCTCGCCGACTTCCTCCTTGTAGTACTCCGCATCATCCTCGGGGTCGCTATCAGTGCGTCCCTCTGCCGCCCTCTTGGCAGCCCACTTTTCATCCTTCTTAAGCTTTAGGTTGCGGGCACGATTCTCTGCCTGCTCCTTCTTgcgctgctccttctgctttCGCTTCTTTTCGACCAGCTTGCGCAGGATTTCCTTTTCGTCCTCTGTCTTGACCACATGATCGTGATACAGAACTTCGCCCGTCAGAAGGCCCTCTTCTATTTTGATGAGCTGCAGGGTTAGACGAGGTCCGATCTCGTGTAGCTTTATGGAGCTCTTGTTGTCCTCCAAGTTGCCCCTGCTTTTAAGAGTCTGTGCCAGCACCACGTGTGACTGCTCGTCATCTTCGGCCTCTGATTCGGAGGCATAGCCGTCCctgaaaatcaaaattatgaTTACTTGATGGAATGAGAACAAATGGGCATTTCCTACTTGATCACAAAGTCCACGACTTCCTTACACTTGCCCAGATTGGGCACCGTTCCTTTGACGATTTTCTGGACCGCCCGCTTCAAGCCCACCGGCACCACCTGCACAGAGTAGTGACGCATCTCGACCAGCTTCGTGTCCGGATTGTAGGAGAACAGGACGCAGCGACGAATGGTGCCGATATTGACCGTGGCCAAGTTGATGGAGGGGAACATGTTCTGGAACGTGGTGGCCATCAGCTTAAGGTGCTTGCCGTCGCCACTGAAGTTGTTCATGATGACCAGCGGAGCGTGTTTGAAGTGATCATTGTCAATCATCTGCTTTTTGCTTAGCGAGATCACATCTCTGGCCAGGGTGAACTGGTGAACCTGCCAAAGGATAACTTCGCGGTCAAATACCCAGTGgaactaagcgaaaaacaaacaaaccttAAAAGTAAGCGATGGACCGCGCGGCAGGCGGACCACTTTGAAGGACAGCTGCGTGGATGCCTTGTTGAAGATGCCCATGTGGGAGACGTGGAAGAAGCTGCTCAGGCTGACAAAGTCCTTGATGCGGTTCATCCGCTTCTCGCGCAGATTGCTGGCCGTGAAGGGCTCCATGATGCGGCGGAAGTCCAGGGTGAGGTCCATGATGTACGGACAGGCGAGGCCGCGATGGATGACGAAGGAGTGCGGCGCCTCCACGATCTCGCTCGGCTCGCTGGCCTTGAAGGCCGCCGTGCGCGTCTTCGGATGCACTTTTTTCTTACCGCCCATGTTTCAATGTTTTTGTTCACTTTTCTCCCGCACGTGTTGGGATCAGTGTGGCTGCTCGCGCGAAAAATACCGAGCGCTCAAACAACGTCCGCCTCTGGTCACTCTAatccaattttaaatttggaTTTTCCGccaaatgaaaaccacttctgttttatttaaattatatttatttaatcacaCTTAACATAGCAAACACAAATGATGttatttcgtttcatttatgcatttaaagttttacAACTGTTCTTGTTTGATTTCTCTTTATCAGCTAGTTTTACCAAGTGGCCAATCGTTTAAAATGTTGCGACAAACCGAAGAAGAAAATCCGAGCTGCAGTGCTGTGGtaatgaatttgcatttaagtcGAAGAATTTCcggttgtttgttgttgttctgctcGCGAAATTAcaactatatatttatgttgcgaaaaattaataatattaatattttaatattagcatatatgtatatttatataaattatagtTCTACAGCTTAAACTGAATTTGGAGTGTTTAGTTTTGCTTGCTTTCATTCCGCGGCGGTCGATTTATGCGATACTCATTGCtctgtatgtatatataaaacttCAGTTTAAACCGCAGTTAACTACAGCCGGATGTTGTTGCTTTCGattcttttgctgctgctgctgcttctgatggtggtggtggtgttggtggtggagTGGCGgcttcgatttgatttgatttgatttatcaATTTATGCGCACATGACAAACTGTGGCTGACAAACGCATAGACATCCTGTGCGGTCCATCGGGTGTGCACTGCTTCTGATCTTGGTGTTGCAGTTctggccgctgctgctcctcttgTAGTCGTAGTTGtaattgctgttgcttttgtttatgttgctgTTCTGGCGGTTGCGGGGAATAGCGAAAATTGCTTGGGGCGGTCACTGACAGCACTGTTTGCGCACGTCGGCGGTGACAGTCGGCTTCACGTCGATGGGCTCCACGTTCGACGGGCGGATGACGTCGCCTTCCGGCGGATCTCTGATCTGTTTCTGCGACACAATGCGATAGATCTCTGAAACGGGATTACGAGAGTCCATTAGTCGAGCTTCGTTATCATTAATCTCTTGACTTTCAATGAAGCA
Protein-coding sequences here:
- the LOC27208103 gene encoding peptidyl-prolyl cis-trans isomerase CPR6, whose translation is MDWYVGTEWEDKNRGLAKKVIGLQFTEMDKPTIISTVEFSVNKKAANLGGRPSKYLASDKATTYPQKHSLEMGTSLTAVDCYLELLLQQFVPGETAACSITTKTGERIEFELKLEKIVKNTQVEKLSAAEIYELALRLKESGVATFKTFPKFAFDYFVRAAKLLITYKPFDKLNKKTNGINGPAVEALFIQIQTNLAACLLQEKRYEHVIYHTQFVETEESPSEKSIYRRALAYYHLKEFAKAQATIERMPNYEEKREFSKLRDNIAASWKDSNAHYKEVVQRMFS
- the LOC6727236 gene encoding protein Peter pan, with amino-acid sequence MGGKKKVHPKTRTAAFKASEPSEIVEAPHSFVIHRGLACPYIMDLTLDFRRIMEPFTASNLREKRMNRIKDFVSLSSFFHVSHMGIFNKASTQLSFKVVRLPRGPSLTFKVHQFTLARDVISLSKKQMIDNDHFKHAPLVIMNNFSGDGKHLKLMATTFQNMFPSINLATVNIGTIRRCVLFSYNPDTKLVEMRHYSVQVVPVGLKRAVQKIVKGTVPNLGKCKEVVDFVIKDGYASESEAEDDEQSHVVLAQTLKSRGNLEDNKSSIKLHEIGPRLTLQLIKIEEGLLTGEVLYHDHVVKTEDEKEILRKLVEKKRKQKEQRKKEQAENRARNLKLKKDEKWAAKRAAEGRTDSDPEDDAEYYKEEVGEEPDEELFKMEAKSSRKRPSLGGGMKYKNKRAKLDTKDKNDKSDRKDKYDRKDKFDRKDKKDKFDPKNRRAKFDPKNKRAKFDNRKSRKSK
- the LOC6727235 gene encoding beta-TrCP; this translates as MMKMETDKIMDETNSNAQAFTTTMLYDPVRKKDSSPNYQTERDLCFQYFIQWSESGQVDFVEHLLSRMCHYQHGQINAYLKPMLQRDFITLLPIKGLDHIAENILSYLDAESLKSSELVCKEWLRVISEGMLWKKLIERKVRTDSLWRGLAERRNWMQYLFKPRPGQTQRPHSFHRELFPKIMNDIDSIENNWRTGRHMLRRINCRSENSKGVYCLQYDDGKIVSGLRDNTIKIWDRTDLQCVKTLMGHTGSVLCLQYDDKVIISGSSDSTVRVWDVNTGEMVNTLIHHCEAVLHLRFNNGMMVTCSKDRSIAVWDMTSPSEITLRRVLVGHRAAVNVVDFDEKYIVSASGDRTIKVWSTSSCEFVRTLNGHKRGIACLQYRDRLVVSGSSDNSIRLWDIECGACLRVLEGHEELVRCIRFDTKRIVSGAYDGKIKVWDLVAALDPRAASNTLCLNTLVEHTGRVFRLQFDEFQIVSSSHDDTILIWDFLNFTPNENKTGRTPSPALMEH